One Caretta caretta isolate rCarCar2 chromosome 6, rCarCar1.hap1, whole genome shotgun sequence genomic region harbors:
- the FBXO3 gene encoding F-box only protein 3 isoform X3, with amino-acid sequence MAASVEPEPQPQPLSLELLPTDPLLLILSFLDYRDLLSCCYVSRRLNQLSSHDPLWKRHCRKYWLLSDAEKTRRNQSWKAIFISIYSDLGRYIQYYATLKKAWDDLERYLGQRCPRMIGSLKDSVQEEDLDAVEAQIGCKLPDDYRCSFRIHNGQKLVVPGLMGSMALSNHYRSEDLLDIDTAAGGFQQRLGLKQCLPLTFCIHTGLSQYMALECVEGRNKYEIFYQCPDQMARNPSAIDMFITGTSYLEWFTSYVNNVVTGGYPIIRDQIFRYVHDKECVATTGDITVSVSTSFLPELSSVHPPHYFFTYRIRIEMSKDALPEKACQLDSRYWRITNAKGDVEEVQGPGVVGEFPIISPGRVYEYTSCTTFSTTSGYMEGYYTFHCLYYKDKFFNVIIPRFHMVCPTFKVSTARMVWKQLVNLGSFVSLF; translated from the exons ATGGCGGCGTCCGTGGAGCCGGAGCCGCAGCCGCAGCCCCTGAGCCTGGAGCTGCTGCCCACCGACCCGCTGCTGCTCATCTTGAGCTTCCTGGACTACCGGGACCTCCTGAG CTGCTGCTATGTAAGTCGAAGATTAAACCAGCTATCAAGTCATGATCCATTGTGGAAAAGACACTGCAGGAAATACTGGCTTTTATCTGA CGCAGAGAAGACTCGGAGAAATCAGAGCTGGAAGGCTATCTTCATAAGTATTTACTCTGATTTAGGAAGGTATATTCAATATTATGCTACACTTAAAAAAGCCTGGGATGATCTAGAGAGGTACTTGGGACAGCGGTGTCCCCGGATGATTGGTTCTTTGAAAG ATAGTGTGCAGGAGGAAGACCTAGATGCTGTGGAAGCACAAATAGGCTGCAAACTCCCTGATGATTATCGATGTTCATTTCGTATTCATAATGGACAGAAACTAGTTGTTCCTGG GTTGATGGGAAGTATGGCACTATCCAATCACTATCGTTCTGAGGATTTATTGGATATTGACACAGCAGCTGGAGGATTTCAACAGCGTCTTGGTTTGAAACAATGTCTTCCTCTCACCTTTTGCATTCACACTGGCCTGAGTCAATACATGGCACTGGAGTGTGTGGAGGGTCGTAATAAATATGAGATCTTCTACCAATGTCCA GATCAGATGGCCCGTAATCCATCTGCTATTGATATGTTCATTACAG GTACTTCTTATTTGGAATGGTTCACATCTTATGTAAACAATGTCGTAACAGGTGGCTATCCCATCAtcagggaccagattttcag GTATGTTCATGATAAGGAGTGTGTGGCCACAACAGGAGATATTACTGTTTCAGTCTCCACGTCTTTTCTACCTGAACTCAGTTCTGTACATCCACCTCATTACTTCTTCACTTACAGAATCAG AATTGAGATGTCCAAAGATGCTCTCCCTGAAAAGGCTTGTCAGTTGGACAGTCGGTACTGGAGAATAACCAATGCCAAAGGTGATGTAGAAGAAGTTCAGGGTCCTGGAGTCGTTG GAGAATTTCCAATAATCAGCCCAGGTCGAGTTTACGAATATACCAGCTGTACTACCTTCTCCACTACTTCAGGATACATGGAAGGATACTATACCTTCCACTGTCTCTACTATAAGGACAAGTTCTTTAACGTCATAATTCCCAGATTTCATATGGTATGCCCAACATTCAAGGTGTCTACAGCACGCATG GTTTGGAAGCAGCTGGTGAATCTGGGCAGTTTTGTTAGCTTGTTTTGA
- the FBXO3 gene encoding F-box only protein 3 isoform X2 — translation MAASVEPEPQPQPLSLELLPTDPLLLILSFLDYRDLLSCCYVSRRLNQLSSHDPLWKRHCRKYWLLSDAEKTRRNQSWKAIFISIYSDLGRYIQYYATLKKAWDDLERYLGQRCPRMIGSLKDSVQEEDLDAVEAQIGCKLPDDYRCSFRIHNGQKLVVPGLMGSMALSNHYRSEDLLDIDTAAGGFQQRLGLKQCLPLTFCIHTGLSQYMALECVEGRNKYEIFYQCPDQMARNPSAIDMFITGTSYLEWFTSYVNNVVTGGYPIIRDQIFRYVHDKECVATTGDITVSVSTSFLPELSSVHPPHYFFTYRIRIEMSKDALPEKACQLDSRYWRITNAKGDVEEVQGPGVVGEFPIISPGRVYEYTSCTTFSTTSGYMEGYYTFHCLYYKDKFFNVIIPRFHMVCPTFKVSTARMETNHNEYAMDEDEDSTDTDEYEDRRRVLDIPAPSGRCPRHT, via the exons ATGGCGGCGTCCGTGGAGCCGGAGCCGCAGCCGCAGCCCCTGAGCCTGGAGCTGCTGCCCACCGACCCGCTGCTGCTCATCTTGAGCTTCCTGGACTACCGGGACCTCCTGAG CTGCTGCTATGTAAGTCGAAGATTAAACCAGCTATCAAGTCATGATCCATTGTGGAAAAGACACTGCAGGAAATACTGGCTTTTATCTGA CGCAGAGAAGACTCGGAGAAATCAGAGCTGGAAGGCTATCTTCATAAGTATTTACTCTGATTTAGGAAGGTATATTCAATATTATGCTACACTTAAAAAAGCCTGGGATGATCTAGAGAGGTACTTGGGACAGCGGTGTCCCCGGATGATTGGTTCTTTGAAAG ATAGTGTGCAGGAGGAAGACCTAGATGCTGTGGAAGCACAAATAGGCTGCAAACTCCCTGATGATTATCGATGTTCATTTCGTATTCATAATGGACAGAAACTAGTTGTTCCTGG GTTGATGGGAAGTATGGCACTATCCAATCACTATCGTTCTGAGGATTTATTGGATATTGACACAGCAGCTGGAGGATTTCAACAGCGTCTTGGTTTGAAACAATGTCTTCCTCTCACCTTTTGCATTCACACTGGCCTGAGTCAATACATGGCACTGGAGTGTGTGGAGGGTCGTAATAAATATGAGATCTTCTACCAATGTCCA GATCAGATGGCCCGTAATCCATCTGCTATTGATATGTTCATTACAG GTACTTCTTATTTGGAATGGTTCACATCTTATGTAAACAATGTCGTAACAGGTGGCTATCCCATCAtcagggaccagattttcag GTATGTTCATGATAAGGAGTGTGTGGCCACAACAGGAGATATTACTGTTTCAGTCTCCACGTCTTTTCTACCTGAACTCAGTTCTGTACATCCACCTCATTACTTCTTCACTTACAGAATCAG AATTGAGATGTCCAAAGATGCTCTCCCTGAAAAGGCTTGTCAGTTGGACAGTCGGTACTGGAGAATAACCAATGCCAAAGGTGATGTAGAAGAAGTTCAGGGTCCTGGAGTCGTTG GAGAATTTCCAATAATCAGCCCAGGTCGAGTTTACGAATATACCAGCTGTACTACCTTCTCCACTACTTCAGGATACATGGAAGGATACTATACCTTCCACTGTCTCTACTATAAGGACAAGTTCTTTAACGTCATAATTCCCAGATTTCATATGGTATGCCCAACATTCAAGGTGTCTACAGCACGCATG